A section of the Pseudovibrio sp. M1P-2-3 genome encodes:
- a CDS encoding L,D-transpeptidase, whose translation MKPSGNRGELTSTKTSLTRRGFLAASTAALLAGCQTIPQWSGGASKPPVTNWREDPYYLSIYGPRPDEKFPLPAIDLTQISDRKYLRQIVPYQGPEHAGTLVVDPANHFLYLVRGDGTALRYGVGVGKAGLEWNGEAVVQYKRQWPRWTPTKDMIGRDPSLVKYQGGMDPGLGNPLGARALYLFANGRDTLYRIHGTNEDWSIGKSISSGCIRMLNQDVIDLYDRVPNSSNVVVRPAGNPVPVVAQ comes from the coding sequence ATGAAACCTAGTGGGAACCGGGGTGAACTCACCTCGACAAAGACTTCTCTTACGCGCAGGGGCTTTTTGGCCGCTTCAACAGCTGCCCTTCTGGCGGGGTGCCAGACCATTCCTCAGTGGAGTGGCGGCGCATCGAAGCCGCCTGTGACAAACTGGCGGGAAGACCCATACTACCTGAGTATCTACGGCCCGCGGCCCGACGAGAAATTTCCGCTTCCTGCCATAGACTTGACTCAGATAAGCGACCGGAAATACCTGCGGCAGATCGTGCCCTATCAAGGGCCTGAACATGCGGGAACCTTGGTGGTGGATCCTGCAAACCACTTTTTATATCTGGTGCGCGGTGATGGGACGGCATTGCGTTACGGAGTGGGTGTTGGCAAGGCCGGTCTGGAGTGGAACGGAGAGGCTGTCGTGCAATACAAACGCCAGTGGCCGCGCTGGACGCCAACCAAAGACATGATCGGCAGGGACCCCTCTCTTGTGAAATACCAAGGTGGTATGGACCCGGGGCTTGGCAACCCGCTGGGCGCACGGGCACTTTACCTTTTCGCAAATGGCCGTGACACGCTCTACCGCATTCACGGAACCAACGAGGATTGGTCTATCGGCAAGTCCATTTCCAGCGGCTGCATTCGCATGCTTAATCAAGACGTGATCGACCTTTATGACCGGGTGCCCAATAGCTCCAACGTGGTGGTTCGCCCCGCTGGTAATCCGGTGCCGGTTGTTGCGCAGTAA
- a CDS encoding MBL fold metallo-hydrolase — protein MSIINAFVIVSSESIVLVDTGLPNSHKKIGLFLKRQGLSYKDVDLIIVTHAHGDHAGNAKKLQELCQAPVLAHAVDLPYYLREKPMVYCPTGLFGKLLLKTGRPQTPYASFTPDILLQNDDRFALTEFGLDGTVFHTPGHTQGSLSVILSNRKVLAGDLVSSGILLGGIVRKDKAMQPPFEEDTERVAKELLCLLDCGMETFYLGHGGPLSSQEVKRHAETLLRKTV, from the coding sequence ATGAGTATAATTAATGCCTTTGTGATTGTCAGCAGTGAAAGTATTGTTCTGGTGGATACGGGGTTGCCCAACTCCCATAAGAAAATTGGTCTCTTTCTCAAGAGACAAGGCCTTTCCTATAAAGATGTCGACCTGATAATCGTCACCCATGCCCACGGGGACCATGCAGGCAATGCAAAGAAGTTGCAGGAGCTGTGTCAGGCGCCGGTGCTGGCGCACGCAGTTGATCTTCCCTACTACTTGCGCGAGAAGCCCATGGTCTATTGCCCGACAGGGCTCTTTGGAAAATTACTTCTTAAAACCGGCAGACCGCAGACACCCTACGCCAGCTTTACTCCCGATATTTTGCTACAAAATGATGATAGGTTTGCGTTGACGGAGTTTGGCTTGGATGGAACTGTGTTCCACACACCCGGTCATACGCAAGGCTCTCTCTCCGTGATTTTGAGCAACCGGAAGGTGCTTGCGGGTGATCTGGTTTCCTCTGGCATTCTGCTGGGTGGGATCGTGCGCAAGGATAAAGCCATGCAGCCGCCGTTTGAGGAAGATACGGAACGGGTGGCTAAAGAACTGCTATGTTTGCTGGACTGCGGTATGGAGACGTTTTATCTGGGCCATGGAGGGCCTTTGTCATCCCAAGAGGTCAAACGCCACGCCGAAACGCTGCTGCGCAAAACGGTGTGA
- a CDS encoding DUF6691 family protein — MTRMIIGFLSGLLFGAGLLVSGMANPSKVQNFLDLTGAWDPSLAFVMAGGIGVALPFFWLARKMDKPVASEGFKLPSKIDADWRLVAGSAIFGIGWGVGGLCPGPAITSLGLFTVEAAVFVVCMLAGMRLARSV; from the coding sequence ATGACAAGAATGATCATCGGGTTCCTTTCCGGCCTGTTGTTTGGCGCCGGGCTTTTGGTGTCTGGCATGGCAAACCCTTCCAAAGTGCAGAACTTTCTTGATTTAACTGGCGCTTGGGATCCCAGTCTTGCCTTTGTAATGGCAGGCGGCATCGGGGTGGCTCTGCCTTTTTTCTGGTTGGCAAGAAAAATGGACAAGCCGGTGGCGTCTGAAGGCTTCAAGCTGCCTTCAAAAATAGACGCTGACTGGCGGCTAGTTGCTGGCTCGGCAATTTTCGGCATTGGCTGGGGGGTTGGCGGTTTGTGTCCGGGGCCGGCAATAACATCTCTAGGCCTATTTACTGTGGAGGCGGCAGTGTTTGTAGTTTGCATGCTGGCAGGCATGCGTCTTGCAAGGTCTGTTTAG